From one Perca flavescens isolate YP-PL-M2 chromosome 19, PFLA_1.0, whole genome shotgun sequence genomic stretch:
- the LOC114545461 gene encoding uncharacterized protein LOC114545461 encodes MDSLKSCQAMAQRKIPEILIKCYPSQHSHVVVSLHGAETLLSFLVLFSAKLEADPLSQARYKFYGYIRLIASIYGHRLGVLANMRMAEVMVAKERADDGVVICINKRKTNKHFGPAHIYLDQEEFSRMERWLAIREEHSPPNDFVFFTAGKGPVKNMVRYMQTVWVEMGLEGRPNFTDLRTAVSATYQKRPLKRGEEGDGDRHVP; translated from the exons ATGGATAGCCTCAAAAGTTGTCAGGCCATGGCACAAAGGAAGATCCCGGAGATACTGATTAAGTGTTACCCTTCTCAACACAGCCATGTGGTGGTCtctctccatggtgctgaaacttTGCTCTCTTTTCTTGTCCTTTTTTCAGCTAAACTTGAAGCAGACCCCCTGTCGCAGGCCCGCTACAAGTTCTACGGGTATATACGGCTCATTGCCAGCATTTACGGACACCGGCTGGGGGTGCTGGCGAATATGAGAATGGCGGAGGTCATGGTGGCGAAGGAACGGGCAGATGACGGTGTGGTGATTTGT ATCAACAAACGCAAAACTAATAAACACTTTGGGCCAGCTCATATATACCTGGATCAGGAGGAGTTCTCCCGGATGGAGAGGTGGCTGGCCATCCGGGAGGAACATTCTCCTCCCAACGATTTCGTGTTTTTCACGGCGGGCAAGGGCCCCGTAAAGAACATGGTGAGGTATATGCAGACGGTTTGGGTGGAGATGGGCCTAGAGGGGAGGCCCAACTTTACCGACCTTAGGACGGCAGTGTCGGCCACAT ACCAAAAACGTCCACTCAAAAGAGGTGAGGAAGGAGATGGCGATCGTCATGTGCCATAA